Proteins encoded by one window of Modestobacter marinus:
- the ftsX gene encoding permease-like cell division protein FtsX, with amino-acid sequence MRVNFVLSEVAAGLRRNLTMTVAMILTTGISLGLMGTGLLIANMIGDMREIYYDKIQVSIYLADDVTDEQRDLIAAQLESSPEVQDYIYESRAEAYERFTQQFQEQPALIANTPEDALPESFRVELVNPERYEVIAEQFPNGAAGIDEVRDEGDFLDRLFSLLNGARNGTLAVALVQALAALLLISNTIQLAAFNRRNETNIMRLVGASRWYTQLPFILEAALAGLIGALLAIGGLVLTKILFVDKTLAGPIKAGIIPPVDWSAIIAISPIIAAAGVGLAAVAAYVTLRLYVRL; translated from the coding sequence ATGCGCGTCAACTTCGTCCTCTCCGAGGTGGCTGCCGGGCTGCGTCGGAACCTGACCATGACGGTCGCGATGATCCTGACCACCGGGATCTCGCTGGGCCTCATGGGCACCGGCCTGCTGATCGCCAACATGATCGGCGACATGCGCGAGATCTACTACGACAAGATCCAGGTCTCGATCTACCTCGCCGACGACGTCACCGACGAGCAGCGCGACTTGATCGCCGCGCAGCTGGAGTCCTCGCCCGAGGTGCAGGACTACATCTACGAGAGCCGCGCCGAGGCCTACGAGCGGTTCACCCAGCAGTTCCAGGAGCAGCCGGCGCTGATCGCCAACACCCCGGAGGACGCGCTGCCGGAGAGCTTCCGGGTCGAGCTGGTCAACCCCGAGCGGTACGAGGTCATCGCCGAGCAGTTCCCCAACGGGGCGGCCGGCATCGACGAGGTCCGCGACGAGGGCGACTTCCTGGACCGGCTGTTCAGCCTGCTCAACGGGGCGCGCAACGGCACCCTGGCGGTGGCCCTGGTGCAAGCCCTGGCCGCGTTGCTGCTGATCTCCAACACGATCCAGCTCGCGGCGTTCAACAGACGCAACGAGACCAACATCATGCGACTGGTCGGCGCCTCCCGCTGGTACACGCAGCTGCCGTTCATCCTGGAGGCGGCGCTGGCCGGGCTGATCGGTGCGCTGCTGGCCATCGGCGGCCTGGTGCTGACCAAGATCCTGTTCGTGGACAAGACGCTCGCCGGGCCGATCAAGGCGGGCATCATCCCGCCGGTCGACTGGTCGGCGATCATCGCGATCTCACCGATCATCGCCGCGGCCGGGGTCGGGCTGGCCGCTGTCGCCGCGTACGTGACGCTGCGCCTCTACGTCCGCCTGTAG
- the smpB gene encoding SsrA-binding protein SmpB: MPREQGRKFIAQNKKARHDYSILDTFEVGLVLTGTEVKSLRAGRASLVDGFASVDDGEVWLQHVHIPEYTEGTWTNHAPRRKRKVLMHRAEIEKLIGKTKEGGLTLVPLDLYFKDGKVKATLALAKGKKSYDKRQDLAERDSRREMERAFGRYVKGRR, from the coding sequence ATGCCGCGGGAACAGGGGCGCAAGTTCATCGCCCAGAACAAGAAGGCGCGGCACGACTACTCGATCCTCGACACCTTCGAGGTGGGCCTGGTGCTCACCGGCACCGAGGTGAAGAGCCTGCGTGCCGGGCGTGCCTCGCTCGTCGACGGCTTCGCCAGCGTCGACGACGGCGAGGTGTGGCTGCAGCACGTGCACATCCCCGAGTACACCGAGGGCACGTGGACCAACCACGCCCCGCGCCGCAAGCGCAAGGTGCTCATGCACCGCGCCGAGATCGAGAAGCTGATCGGCAAGACCAAGGAGGGCGGGCTCACGCTCGTCCCGCTGGACCTGTACTTCAAGGACGGCAAGGTCAAGGCCACCCTCGCGCTCGCGAAGGGCAAGAAGAGCTACGACAAGCGCCAGGACCTGGCCGAGCGTGACTCCCGCCGGGAGATGGAACGCGCCTTCGGTCGCTACGTGAAGGGACGGCGCTGA
- a CDS encoding ABC transporter permease, translating into MLGLATAMARRRLAALVAVFCAVLGAAAIVTGTGVLMESGLRSELSAGRLAGADVLVSADQTVRPPEDLPIALPERAPLPADLAGRLADLPGVTAVATDVSFPAALLTGDDAVAAADPAQGGHGWSSVGLLPGAEVTGVAPDGPGEVALGADLADAAGLAPGDVTRVALEGVPSELTVTAVVSPAGAGVLLPDAVATALRDDGPRAGTVDLIGLRVEPGTADDVAAAVRRLVGSDGVEVATGDARGELLQPEAAAGRSLLVVLAGSLAGVPLLVVGFIVAGALSVSIAGQRRELALLRAVGTTPRQVRRLVATQASLVGAVAAVPGLALGYLLAGQLRRLLVHLGMLPAELPLTISPLPALAAVLLVLAVVQVAARSAAWRVSREPVTTALGESRTGPRTPSRGRTVAGLALLAAAVPLAVAPLLDRTVLGAAGTSLAGIVAAIGLAMAGPALLRAVTGRVIRALPAGTSAPSWLAVANLHGYALRSAGAITTLAMAVVFTLTYAFSQTTISGAAGQEAEAGTLADTAVAAPALGGVPTDLAATVAAVPGVEAAAPVSTTTVLLGTRLLGDVTVEAEPALVLTPDAAGVLDLDVRDGDLADLRGPTVAVARGVADVGEDLPLTLGDGTDVDARVVAVYDRALGFGGVAVSADLVAGHRTTDLADQVLVRTDGAPATADRLATLAGERPGVVVDDAAAGTEQGVPPEVWLNIAVLGVLLGYVLLGIANSLVAATAQRGDELAALRLTGTTPAQVRAMMRREAGLVSVAAIAAGTLVAAVPLALLGIGFLGHPWPAGPWWLLPATAAVVVGVAFTAIEVPTRLALRTGPADTLARAT; encoded by the coding sequence GTGCTCGGACTCGCCACCGCGATGGCCCGCCGCCGGCTCGCCGCACTCGTCGCGGTCTTCTGCGCGGTGCTCGGGGCCGCGGCGATCGTCACCGGCACCGGCGTGCTGATGGAGTCCGGGTTGCGGTCGGAGCTGTCCGCCGGCCGGCTCGCCGGAGCCGACGTGCTCGTCTCCGCCGACCAGACCGTGCGGCCGCCGGAGGACCTGCCGATCGCGCTCCCCGAGCGCGCCCCGCTGCCCGCCGACCTGGCCGGCCGGCTCGCCGACCTGCCCGGGGTCACCGCCGTCGCCACCGACGTCAGCTTCCCCGCCGCGCTGCTCACCGGCGACGACGCCGTCGCCGCCGCCGACCCGGCGCAGGGCGGGCACGGCTGGTCCTCCGTCGGCCTGCTGCCCGGCGCGGAGGTCACCGGCGTCGCACCCGACGGACCCGGTGAGGTCGCGCTCGGTGCCGACCTCGCCGACGCCGCCGGGCTCGCCCCCGGCGACGTCACCCGGGTCGCGCTGGAGGGCGTGCCCAGCGAGCTGACCGTCACCGCGGTGGTGTCCCCGGCCGGTGCCGGGGTGCTGCTCCCCGACGCGGTCGCCACCGCCCTGCGGGACGACGGCCCGCGGGCCGGCACCGTGGACCTCATCGGCCTGCGGGTCGAGCCCGGCACCGCCGACGACGTCGCCGCCGCCGTCCGCCGGCTCGTGGGGTCCGACGGCGTCGAGGTGGCCACCGGCGACGCCCGCGGCGAGCTGCTGCAGCCCGAGGCCGCCGCCGGTCGTTCGCTGCTGGTCGTGCTCGCCGGGTCGCTGGCCGGGGTGCCGCTGCTGGTCGTCGGCTTCATCGTGGCCGGGGCGCTCAGCGTGAGCATCGCCGGCCAGCGTCGCGAGCTGGCGCTGCTGCGCGCGGTCGGCACGACCCCGCGCCAGGTGCGCCGGCTGGTCGCCACGCAGGCGTCCCTGGTCGGCGCCGTCGCCGCCGTCCCGGGGCTGGCCCTGGGGTACCTGCTGGCCGGCCAGCTCCGCCGGCTGCTCGTGCACCTGGGCATGCTGCCGGCCGAGCTGCCGCTGACGATCTCCCCGCTGCCCGCGCTGGCCGCGGTGCTGCTGGTGCTCGCCGTCGTGCAGGTCGCCGCCCGCTCGGCCGCCTGGCGGGTCTCCCGGGAGCCGGTGACCACCGCGCTGGGGGAGTCGCGCACCGGGCCGAGGACGCCCTCGCGCGGCCGCACCGTGGCCGGGCTGGCGCTGCTCGCGGCCGCCGTCCCGCTCGCGGTGGCACCGCTGCTGGACCGCACGGTGCTCGGCGCGGCCGGCACCTCGCTGGCCGGCATCGTCGCCGCCATCGGGCTGGCGATGGCCGGGCCGGCGCTGCTGCGCGCGGTCACCGGCCGGGTCATCCGGGCGCTGCCCGCCGGCACGTCGGCGCCGAGCTGGCTGGCGGTGGCGAACCTGCACGGCTACGCGCTGCGCTCGGCCGGGGCGATCACCACGCTGGCGATGGCGGTGGTGTTCACGCTCACCTATGCCTTCTCCCAGACCACGATCAGCGGGGCCGCCGGGCAGGAGGCCGAGGCCGGCACGCTGGCCGACACCGCCGTCGCCGCACCGGCCCTGGGCGGGGTGCCGACCGACCTCGCCGCCACGGTGGCGGCCGTGCCCGGCGTGGAGGCGGCGGCGCCGGTGAGCACCACCACCGTCCTGCTCGGCACCCGGCTGCTCGGTGACGTGACCGTCGAGGCCGAGCCCGCCCTCGTGCTCACCCCGGACGCCGCCGGCGTGCTCGACCTGGACGTGCGGGACGGCGACCTGGCCGACCTGCGCGGCCCGACCGTGGCCGTCGCCCGCGGGGTCGCCGACGTGGGGGAGGACCTGCCGCTCACGCTGGGCGACGGCACCGACGTCGACGCCCGGGTGGTCGCCGTGTACGACCGGGCCCTCGGGTTCGGTGGGGTGGCGGTCTCGGCGGACCTGGTCGCCGGGCACCGCACCACCGACCTCGCCGACCAGGTGCTGGTGCGCACCGACGGCGCCCCGGCGACCGCGGACCGGCTCGCAACGCTGGCCGGCGAGCGCCCCGGCGTCGTGGTGGACGACGCGGCGGCCGGCACCGAGCAGGGCGTGCCGCCCGAGGTGTGGCTGAACATCGCCGTCCTCGGGGTGCTGCTGGGCTACGTGCTGCTGGGCATCGCCAACTCGCTGGTCGCCGCCACCGCCCAGCGCGGCGACGAGCTGGCCGCGCTCCGGCTCACCGGCACCACCCCGGCGCAGGTGCGGGCGATGATGCGCCGGGAGGCCGGGCTGGTGTCCGTCGCCGCGATCGCGGCGGGCACGCTGGTCGCCGCCGTCCCGCTCGCGCTGCTCGGGATCGGCTTCCTCGGCCACCCCTGGCCGGCCGGGCCCTGGTGGCTCCTGCCGGCGACCGCCGCCGTCGTCGTCGGGGTGGCGTTCACCGCGATCGAGGTGCCGACCCGGCTGGCGCTGCGCACCGGCCCGGCCGACACGCTGGCCCGGGCCACCTGA
- a CDS encoding amidohydrolase family protein has protein sequence MTVGPPISDDDVPRWWRELGLPGLVDVHVHFLPERVQAKVWQYFADAETHYGRPWPITYALPVEERLAVLAALGVRAFPTLPYPHRPGMAAWLNDEAAAFARDRPAVLQSATFYPEPTAAAYVADALAAGARVFKVHVQVGRFDPRDRLLDAVWARLEETGTPVVIHCGSGPLRGEHTGPAPMAGLLERHPRLQLVIAHLGMPEYAAFLDLAERYERVHLDTTMFATDFTEGLMPFDRALLPRLAALRDKVVLGSDFPAIPYPYAHQLAALHRLDLGQEWLRAVLWHNGARLFGVTP, from the coding sequence GTGACGGTCGGCCCGCCGATCTCGGACGACGACGTCCCGAGGTGGTGGCGGGAGCTGGGGCTGCCCGGGCTGGTCGACGTGCACGTGCACTTCCTGCCGGAACGGGTGCAGGCGAAGGTCTGGCAGTACTTCGCCGACGCGGAGACGCACTACGGCCGGCCCTGGCCGATCACCTACGCGCTGCCGGTCGAGGAGCGGCTGGCGGTGCTCGCGGCGCTCGGCGTCCGCGCCTTCCCGACGCTGCCCTACCCGCACCGGCCGGGGATGGCCGCCTGGCTCAACGACGAGGCGGCCGCGTTCGCCCGGGACCGCCCGGCCGTGCTCCAGTCGGCCACCTTCTACCCCGAGCCGACGGCAGCGGCCTACGTCGCCGACGCGCTGGCGGCGGGCGCGCGGGTCTTCAAGGTGCACGTGCAGGTCGGCCGCTTCGACCCGCGCGACCGGTTGCTGGACGCCGTGTGGGCCCGGCTGGAGGAGACCGGCACCCCGGTGGTCATCCACTGCGGGTCCGGTCCGCTGCGCGGGGAGCACACCGGGCCGGCGCCGATGGCCGGGCTGCTGGAGCGCCACCCACGGCTGCAGCTGGTCATCGCGCACCTGGGCATGCCGGAGTACGCGGCCTTCCTGGACCTCGCCGAGCGGTACGAGCGGGTGCACCTGGACACCACGATGTTCGCCACCGACTTCACCGAGGGGCTGATGCCCTTCGACCGGGCGCTGCTGCCCCGGCTGGCCGCGCTGCGGGACAAGGTGGTGCTCGGCAGCGACTTCCCGGCGATCCCGTACCCCTACGCCCACCAGCTGGCCGCGCTGCACCGGCTGGACCTGGGTCAGGAGTGGCTGCGGGCGGTGCTCTGGCACAACGGTGCACGGCTGTTCGGGGTGACCCCCTAA
- a CDS encoding putative bifunctional diguanylate cyclase/phosphodiesterase produces MPRTRSGAQLPVDVRHRDGGEQGQAGLVAGVLDALPSPTVLIDADGTMLLVNSAWQAAGDLLDDDRLRVGVGGNYFSVILSLSDDAANRERIGQLQELAAGHRTTVSADYALATVTGVRWYHLQASRADRSGRVVVTHTDVTSRVEAERASSWRARHDHLTDLPNRAHLHDLISAELRRPDRGPVTVLFLDVDGFKDVNDTLGHEVGDHLLRELATRLTSRTRAQDTVGRLGGDEFVVLCRDCDVDGALALAERFQSTFDEPFDLGERVTRLTVSIGVATAPRDDLGLRSTDLVRDADLAMYAAKAAGRNRVRVFSPELRSAVEQKVLVAAELREAIEAGQLVLHYQPVLHLPSGEVSGVEALVRWQHPERGLLMPCDFIPLAEQTGVVVQLTRWVLAEATRQAAAWERAGLALVTGVNISAAHFGTGTLVADVHDALDAAGLAPERLVLELTETSVAEDPLRAAAQFAQLRVSGVEVSIDDFGSGFSSLSQLVSIPAGILKLDRSLVAGIEVRRSESAAAIAAVVGLGAACGMRSLAEGVETAGQLELIAELGCTHAQGFHIARPMPAAEVADWLVIRRAARRSRRTRLQTA; encoded by the coding sequence GTGCCGCGGACGAGGAGTGGGGCGCAGCTGCCGGTGGACGTTCGGCACCGGGACGGCGGCGAGCAGGGGCAGGCGGGGCTGGTGGCCGGCGTCCTGGACGCCCTGCCGTCCCCGACGGTGCTGATCGACGCCGACGGCACGATGCTGCTGGTCAACTCCGCCTGGCAGGCCGCCGGTGACCTGCTGGACGACGACCGGCTCCGGGTCGGCGTGGGTGGCAACTACTTCTCGGTGATCCTCAGCCTCTCCGACGACGCCGCGAACCGGGAGCGCATCGGCCAGCTGCAGGAGCTCGCGGCGGGCCACCGGACCACGGTCTCGGCGGACTACGCGCTGGCCACGGTGACCGGGGTGCGCTGGTACCACCTGCAGGCCTCGCGCGCCGACCGGTCCGGGCGGGTGGTGGTCACCCACACCGACGTGACCTCCCGGGTGGAGGCCGAGCGGGCGTCGTCCTGGCGGGCCCGGCACGACCACCTCACCGACCTGCCCAACCGGGCGCACCTGCACGACCTGATCAGCGCCGAGCTGCGCCGCCCCGACCGGGGACCGGTCACCGTGCTGTTCCTGGACGTCGACGGCTTCAAGGACGTCAACGACACGCTGGGCCACGAGGTGGGGGACCACCTCCTCCGCGAGCTGGCCACCCGGCTCACCAGCCGGACCCGGGCCCAGGACACCGTCGGCCGCCTCGGCGGGGACGAGTTCGTCGTCCTCTGCCGGGACTGCGACGTCGACGGCGCGCTGGCGCTCGCCGAGCGGTTCCAGAGCACCTTCGACGAGCCGTTCGACCTCGGGGAGCGCGTCACCCGGCTCACCGTGAGCATCGGCGTCGCCACCGCCCCCCGGGACGACCTCGGGCTGCGCTCGACCGACCTGGTCCGGGACGCCGACCTCGCCATGTACGCGGCGAAGGCGGCCGGCCGCAACCGGGTGCGGGTGTTCAGCCCCGAGCTGCGCAGTGCCGTCGAGCAGAAGGTGCTCGTCGCCGCCGAGCTGCGGGAGGCGATCGAGGCCGGCCAGCTGGTGCTGCACTACCAGCCGGTCCTGCACCTGCCCAGCGGCGAGGTCTCCGGGGTGGAGGCGCTGGTCCGCTGGCAGCACCCCGAGCGGGGGCTGCTGATGCCGTGCGACTTCATCCCGCTGGCCGAGCAGACCGGGGTCGTCGTCCAGCTGACCCGGTGGGTGCTGGCCGAGGCCACCCGGCAGGCGGCGGCCTGGGAACGGGCCGGCCTCGCGCTGGTCACCGGGGTGAACATCAGCGCCGCGCACTTCGGCACCGGCACCCTCGTCGCCGACGTCCACGACGCCCTGGACGCCGCCGGGCTCGCCCCCGAGCGCCTGGTGCTGGAGCTCACCGAGACCAGCGTCGCGGAAGACCCGCTGCGCGCCGCGGCCCAGTTCGCCCAGCTCCGCGTCTCCGGGGTGGAGGTGTCCATCGACGACTTCGGCAGCGGCTTCTCCTCGCTGAGCCAGCTGGTCTCCATCCCGGCCGGGATCCTGAAGCTGGACCGCAGCCTGGTCGCCGGCATCGAGGTGCGGCGCAGCGAGTCCGCCGCGGCGATCGCCGCGGTGGTCGGGCTGGGCGCGGCCTGCGGCATGCGCAGCCTCGCCGAGGGGGTGGAGACCGCCGGGCAGCTGGAGCTCATCGCCGAGCTGGGCTGCACCCACGCGCAGGGCTTCCACATCGCGCGGCCGATGCCGGCCGCCGAGGTGGCCGACTGGCTGGTCATCCGGCGTGCTGCCCGGCGCTCCCGGCGCACCCGCCTGCAGACCGCCTGA
- a CDS encoding NADP-dependent oxidoreductase, whose protein sequence is MRGIAYDRFGDESVLQLRDDLPEPPVGPDTVLVRTRAAGVNPVDMGIRAGGLAGAFPHHFPIVPGWDLAGVVEQVGPAVVDFAPGDEVFGYLRRDDVQWGTAAELVPAPQRCIAHKPDSLGFTEAAALPLAGLTAYQALTEALEVGEGDRVLVHRAAGGVGFFAVQIAAALGAHVIGTASPRNHGFLTDAGAAEVLDYNAGPISGQLSEPVDAVLDLVGGPALGDAPDQVRDPKRIVSVVDPVVRELGGRYVFVRPERHDLEELGRMADAGQLRVAIAKAFPLAQTADAQRLVAEGHVRGKVVVTL, encoded by the coding sequence ATGCGCGGCATCGCCTACGACCGGTTCGGCGACGAGTCGGTCCTGCAGTTGCGCGACGACCTGCCCGAGCCCCCGGTGGGGCCGGACACGGTGCTGGTCCGCACCCGCGCGGCCGGGGTCAACCCGGTCGACATGGGCATCCGGGCCGGCGGTCTGGCCGGCGCGTTCCCGCACCACTTCCCGATCGTGCCCGGCTGGGACCTCGCCGGCGTGGTGGAGCAGGTCGGGCCGGCGGTGGTCGACTTCGCCCCCGGTGACGAGGTCTTCGGCTACCTGCGCCGGGACGACGTCCAGTGGGGGACGGCGGCCGAGCTGGTCCCCGCCCCGCAGCGGTGCATCGCGCACAAGCCCGACTCGCTCGGGTTCACCGAGGCCGCCGCGCTGCCGCTCGCCGGGCTGACCGCCTACCAGGCGCTGACCGAGGCCCTCGAGGTCGGCGAGGGCGACCGGGTGCTCGTGCACCGGGCCGCCGGCGGGGTCGGCTTCTTCGCGGTGCAGATCGCCGCCGCGCTCGGCGCGCACGTCATCGGCACCGCCAGCCCGCGCAACCACGGATTCCTCACCGACGCCGGCGCCGCCGAGGTGCTGGACTACAACGCCGGGCCGATCTCCGGGCAGCTGTCCGAGCCGGTCGACGCCGTCCTGGACCTGGTCGGTGGGCCGGCGCTGGGCGATGCCCCCGACCAGGTGCGCGACCCGAAGCGGATCGTCAGCGTCGTCGACCCGGTGGTGCGCGAGCTCGGCGGCCGGTACGTCTTCGTCCGCCCCGAACGGCACGACCTGGAGGAGCTCGGCCGGATGGCCGACGCCGGGCAGCTGCGGGTGGCGATCGCCAAGGCGTTCCCGCTGGCCCAGACCGCCGACGCGCAGCGGCTGGTGGCCGAGGGGCACGTCCGCGGCAAGGTCGTCGTCACGCTGTGA
- a CDS encoding DUF6343 family protein, which translates to MSTSPSDDRRNPDDLTEYEREQFPHGIPDSQPRMEEGGAGNARSALTLRLVLAAFGLVLCGVLAVLAFAADAPVVLSIALVVLAVIALVDLVVVARRKLRGEPG; encoded by the coding sequence ATGAGCACGTCACCGTCGGACGACCGGCGCAACCCGGACGACCTCACCGAGTACGAGCGCGAGCAGTTCCCCCACGGGATCCCGGACTCGCAGCCGCGGATGGAGGAAGGAGGCGCCGGCAACGCCCGCAGCGCACTCACCCTGCGGCTGGTGCTGGCCGCCTTCGGGCTGGTGCTGTGCGGGGTCCTCGCCGTCCTGGCCTTTGCCGCCGACGCCCCGGTCGTCCTCTCGATCGCGCTGGTGGTGCTGGCCGTCATCGCCCTCGTCGACCTGGTCGTCGTGGCCCGCCGGAAGCTGCGCGGCGAGCCGGGCTGA
- a CDS encoding GNAT family N-acetyltransferase, with translation MTPAPLTLPDGFSARPIRPDDVVAVAELLAVAEAVDDTGVHESPEDLAGWFVNELVDLEQDTRLVSAADGTVVGYASTIAPPTFRDAYGVHLEGRVLPKWRGRGIGRALLAWQLARGAELHAERHPGSPARLTATVYTTMPSLEAMVRRAGLEQVRWFFHMERPLTDLPPRRTLDGIDLVPFTWDRDEQVRLAHNAAFTEHYGSSERDVASWQVMFTGQRSFRPDLSVLAVEDGEVLGYALAYVSEATAAATGSRESYFGQIGVVPAARGRGVSKAVIIEAMHAAAVQDCQTSGLEVDSENVTGALGLYESLGFATARTQVSWSRRLDPLR, from the coding sequence GTGACCCCTGCACCGCTGACCCTGCCCGACGGCTTCTCCGCCCGCCCGATCCGCCCCGACGACGTCGTCGCCGTGGCCGAGCTGCTCGCCGTGGCCGAGGCGGTCGACGACACCGGCGTGCACGAGTCGCCCGAGGACCTCGCGGGGTGGTTCGTCAACGAGCTGGTCGACCTGGAGCAGGACACCCGGCTGGTGAGCGCGGCGGACGGCACCGTCGTCGGCTACGCCAGCACGATCGCCCCGCCCACGTTCCGGGACGCCTACGGCGTGCACCTGGAGGGGCGGGTGCTGCCGAAGTGGCGGGGTCGCGGCATCGGCCGGGCGCTGCTGGCCTGGCAGCTGGCGCGCGGTGCGGAGCTGCACGCCGAGCGGCACCCGGGGTCGCCGGCCCGGCTGACCGCCACCGTCTACACGACGATGCCCTCGCTGGAGGCCATGGTGCGCCGGGCCGGGCTGGAGCAGGTCCGCTGGTTCTTCCACATGGAGCGGCCGCTCACCGACCTGCCCCCGCGGCGCACGCTCGACGGGATCGACCTGGTGCCCTTCACCTGGGACCGCGACGAACAGGTCCGGCTGGCGCACAACGCCGCCTTCACCGAGCACTACGGCTCCAGTGAGCGCGACGTCGCGTCCTGGCAGGTCATGTTCACCGGCCAGCGCTCGTTCCGCCCGGACCTGTCCGTGCTGGCCGTCGAGGACGGCGAGGTGCTCGGCTACGCGCTGGCCTACGTGTCGGAGGCGACCGCGGCGGCCACCGGCTCCCGGGAGAGCTACTTCGGCCAGATCGGCGTCGTCCCGGCCGCCCGCGGGCGGGGGGTCTCCAAGGCCGTGATCATCGAGGCGATGCACGCCGCCGCGGTGCAGGACTGCCAGACGTCCGGGCTGGAGGTCGACAGCGAGAACGTCACCGGCGCGCTGGGGCTGTACGAGAGCCTCGGCTTCGCCACCGCCCGCACTCAGGTCTCCTGGTCCCGGCGGCTGGACCCGCTCCGCTGA
- the prfB gene encoding peptide chain release factor 2 — protein MAADFSVVLDELDTTLKSIEAVMRVDDLRREVAELEQKAAAPDLWNDVEAAQAVTSRLSYLQGDLRRVEELRSRLDDVGLMHEMAADEGDEATLAETERELASIRTVLEELEVRTLLSGEYDAREALVTIRSEAGGVDAADFAEMLMRMYLRWAERHKYPTEVYDVSYAEEAGIKSATFAVKQPYAYGTLSVEQGTHRLVRISPFDNQGRRQTSFAGVEVLPVVEQTDHVDIPENEIRVDVFRSSGPGGQSVNTTDSAVRMTHIPTGIVVSCQNEKSQIQNRAAALRVLQARLLVVRQAEQRAEMDALKGEGSSWGNQMRSYVLHPYQMVKDLRTELESGNPANVLDGDIDSFIEAGIRWRRQQESAPLN, from the coding sequence GTGGCCGCTGACTTCTCCGTCGTCCTGGACGAACTCGACACGACCCTGAAGTCCATCGAGGCCGTGATGCGGGTCGATGACCTGCGCCGGGAGGTGGCCGAGCTCGAGCAGAAGGCCGCCGCCCCGGACCTCTGGAACGACGTGGAGGCCGCGCAGGCGGTGACCTCCCGGCTGTCCTACCTGCAGGGCGACCTGCGTCGGGTGGAGGAGCTGCGCAGCCGGCTCGACGACGTCGGCCTGATGCACGAGATGGCCGCCGACGAGGGCGACGAGGCCACGCTGGCCGAGACCGAGCGGGAACTGGCCAGCATCCGCACCGTGCTCGAGGAGCTCGAGGTGCGCACGCTGCTCTCCGGCGAGTACGACGCCCGCGAGGCGCTGGTCACCATCCGCTCCGAGGCCGGGGGCGTGGACGCCGCCGACTTCGCCGAGATGCTGATGCGGATGTACCTGCGCTGGGCCGAGCGGCACAAGTACCCGACCGAGGTCTACGACGTCTCCTACGCCGAGGAGGCCGGCATCAAGTCGGCCACCTTCGCCGTCAAGCAGCCCTACGCCTACGGCACCCTCTCCGTCGAGCAGGGCACCCACCGGCTCGTGCGGATCTCGCCCTTCGACAACCAGGGCCGCCGGCAGACCTCCTTCGCCGGCGTCGAGGTGCTGCCGGTCGTGGAGCAGACCGACCACGTCGACATCCCGGAGAACGAGATCCGGGTCGACGTCTTCCGCTCCTCGGGCCCCGGCGGGCAGAGCGTGAACACCACCGACTCCGCCGTCCGGATGACCCACATCCCCACCGGCATCGTCGTCTCCTGCCAGAACGAGAAGTCCCAGATCCAGAACCGGGCGGCCGCCCTCCGGGTGCTGCAGGCCCGGCTGCTCGTCGTCCGGCAGGCCGAGCAGCGGGCCGAGATGGACGCGCTCAAGGGGGAGGGGAGCAGCTGGGGCAACCAGATGCGCTCCTACGTGCTGCACCCCTACCAGATGGTCAAGGACCTGCGGACCGAGCTGGAGTCCGGCAACCCGGCCAACGTGCTCGACGGGGACATCGACTCCTTCATCGAGGCCGGGATCCGCTGGCGCCGGCAGCAGGAGTCCGCACCGCTGAACTAG
- the ftsE gene encoding cell division ATP-binding protein FtsE, whose amino-acid sequence MIELQHVTKVYPTSPRPALDDVSMHIDKGEFVFLIGSSGSGKSTFLRLLLKEDSPTKGVITVNDKNLTTMSKWQVPKLRRTMGCVFQDFRLLRNKTVAENVAFALEVINKPQRTIKRVVPEVLEMVGLDGKENRLPSELSGGEQQRVAIARAFVNRPLVLLADEPTGNLDPETSQDIMLLLERINRTGTTVVMATHDYHIVDSMRRRVIELSDGVVSRDQSRGVYGVGR is encoded by the coding sequence GTGATCGAACTGCAACACGTCACCAAGGTGTACCCGACCAGCCCTCGGCCGGCGCTGGATGACGTCTCGATGCACATCGACAAGGGTGAGTTCGTCTTCCTCATCGGTTCGTCGGGTTCGGGCAAGTCGACCTTCCTGCGGCTGCTGCTGAAGGAGGACAGCCCCACCAAGGGCGTCATCACGGTCAACGACAAGAACCTGACCACGATGAGCAAGTGGCAGGTGCCCAAGCTCCGCCGCACGATGGGCTGCGTCTTCCAGGACTTCCGGCTGCTGCGCAACAAGACGGTCGCCGAGAACGTCGCCTTCGCCCTCGAGGTGATCAACAAGCCCCAGCGCACGATCAAGCGGGTCGTGCCCGAGGTGCTGGAGATGGTCGGCCTGGACGGCAAGGAGAACCGGCTGCCCAGCGAGCTCTCCGGCGGTGAGCAGCAGCGGGTGGCCATCGCCCGGGCGTTCGTGAACCGGCCGCTGGTGCTGCTGGCCGACGAGCCCACCGGCAACCTCGACCCCGAGACCAGCCAGGACATCATGCTGCTGCTGGAGCGGATCAACCGCACCGGCACCACCGTGGTCATGGCCACGCACGACTACCACATCGTCGACTCGATGCGGCGGCGCGTGATCGAGCTCAGCGACGGCGTCGTCAGCCGCGACCAGAGCCGCGGCGTCTACGGCGTCGGCCGCTGA